Proteins encoded in a region of the Chloroflexota bacterium genome:
- a CDS encoding molybdopterin-dependent oxidoreductase, protein MAKLEMIVNGEQVCLDIPPQRTLAEVLRYDLGLTGTKIGCGEAECGACTVLVNGEPVLSCVYPALKAQNAQVLTIEGLASPEGGKAGLHPLQRAFIRAGAVQCGFCTPGLIMTAAHLLAHNPDPSEEEIKHALKDSYCRCTGYAAIIRAIQMAAAEMRGGADEARRPDVTSWLPPRKPPLRVVGQPMPRPDVVGKVTGRLKFADDISFPDMLHGRVLRSAYPHARIRRIDVSEARALPGVVAVLTHADVPGKNRHGLIYEDWPVLCEDKVRYVGDAIAIVAAETREIATRALDLIEVEYEPLPVVSDPVQARRPDAPLVHEEWPTGNLLKHIHVERGDVEAGFAEAEVIVEREYRTPFYDHVFLEPECSIGVPAGYPGHEKLTVYVGSQIPYKDRDQIAAALGLAPEDVRVIGTPIGGGFGGKEDIAGQIHAALLAQATGRPVKVLFDRAESLRVHPKRHATIIRVKTGARRDGRLVAVQAELYGDTGAYASLGDKVMTRATTHAAGPYDVPHVRIDCYAMYTNNPPAGAFRGFGVTQSAFAIESNMDILAQELGMDPFELRRINALRVGSVTNTGQVLRESVGLLECLDRVEAVVREEMARGDGDGTAPVRRGWGIAAAYKNTGLGGGAPDKAGAEVEAYPDGTAEARSSSADMGQGLMTVVAQIAAEELGLPFDRVRVLLSDTDRTPDGGPTTASRQTYVTGNAVRHAARRLRERLIAVAAERLDVAPDRLRLFEGDVYLSEDQAPVASFAEVVRWAQEEGHETCVRYEYEAPRTQPLGTGGDMHFAYSYACQAALVEVNTETGEVRVLKVVSAHDVGRVINPVGLLGQIEGGIVMGVGNALTEQYIVENGVPWTRHLGQYKMPSIMHMPEMISFFVEHETRDGPYGAKGVGEIASIPTSAAITNAIYDAIGVRIYELPVDQDALLRAWRSGERELMSGWSRVR, encoded by the coding sequence ATGGCAAAGCTGGAGATGATCGTCAACGGTGAGCAGGTGTGCCTGGACATCCCGCCGCAGCGGACGCTGGCGGAGGTGCTGCGCTACGATCTGGGGCTCACAGGGACGAAGATCGGGTGTGGCGAGGCGGAGTGCGGGGCTTGTACGGTCCTCGTCAATGGGGAGCCCGTGCTCTCCTGCGTTTATCCGGCGTTAAAGGCCCAGAACGCCCAGGTGCTCACCATCGAGGGGTTGGCTTCGCCCGAAGGAGGGAAGGCAGGTCTCCACCCGTTGCAGCGAGCCTTCATCCGGGCTGGCGCCGTCCAGTGCGGATTCTGCACGCCCGGGCTCATCATGACAGCCGCCCATCTCCTGGCGCACAACCCCGATCCCAGCGAAGAGGAGATCAAGCACGCGCTCAAGGATAGCTATTGCCGTTGTACGGGCTATGCTGCCATCATTCGGGCGATCCAGATGGCGGCCGCGGAGATGCGTGGAGGGGCCGATGAGGCGCGTCGCCCCGATGTGACCTCGTGGCTTCCTCCCCGGAAGCCGCCTCTGAGGGTTGTGGGGCAGCCGATGCCCCGCCCGGACGTGGTGGGGAAGGTGACCGGCCGCTTGAAATTCGCCGACGACATCTCCTTCCCAGACATGCTGCACGGCCGTGTGCTGCGTTCCGCCTATCCCCATGCGCGTATCCGGCGTATTGACGTAAGCGAGGCCAGGGCGTTGCCGGGCGTGGTCGCCGTCCTGACCCATGCGGATGTCCCCGGAAAGAACCGCCACGGGCTCATCTACGAGGATTGGCCGGTCTTGTGCGAGGATAAGGTCCGCTATGTGGGGGATGCGATCGCCATCGTGGCCGCTGAGACCCGGGAGATCGCCACCCGGGCCCTGGACCTGATCGAGGTGGAGTACGAGCCGCTGCCGGTGGTGAGCGATCCCGTTCAGGCCCGTCGGCCGGACGCGCCCCTGGTGCACGAGGAATGGCCGACGGGGAACCTGCTCAAGCACATCCACGTGGAGCGCGGCGATGTGGAGGCCGGGTTCGCTGAGGCGGAGGTCATCGTCGAGCGCGAGTATCGAACGCCGTTCTATGATCACGTCTTTCTGGAGCCGGAGTGCTCCATCGGCGTGCCCGCGGGGTATCCCGGCCATGAGAAGCTGACCGTGTATGTGGGCTCGCAGATCCCGTACAAGGACCGGGATCAGATCGCGGCGGCGTTGGGGCTGGCCCCGGAGGATGTGCGCGTGATCGGCACGCCCATCGGCGGCGGCTTCGGCGGGAAGGAGGACATCGCCGGGCAGATCCACGCCGCGTTGCTGGCCCAGGCGACCGGTCGCCCGGTGAAGGTGCTCTTCGACCGGGCGGAGTCGTTGCGCGTGCACCCCAAGCGGCACGCGACGATCATCCGCGTGAAAACGGGGGCCCGGCGCGATGGCCGCCTGGTGGCGGTGCAGGCGGAGCTGTACGGGGACACGGGCGCGTACGCGTCGTTGGGCGACAAGGTGATGACCCGGGCCACCACGCACGCGGCCGGCCCCTACGATGTGCCCCACGTCCGGATCGACTGTTACGCCATGTACACGAATAACCCGCCCGCCGGGGCCTTCCGCGGCTTCGGCGTGACCCAGTCGGCCTTCGCCATCGAGTCCAACATGGACATCCTGGCCCAGGAGCTGGGCATGGACCCGTTCGAGCTGCGCCGCATCAACGCCCTGCGCGTGGGGTCCGTGACCAATACCGGTCAGGTTCTGCGGGAGAGCGTGGGCCTGTTGGAGTGCCTGGACCGGGTGGAGGCGGTCGTTCGGGAGGAGATGGCGCGGGGCGATGGCGACGGGACGGCGCCCGTGCGCCGGGGCTGGGGGATCGCCGCGGCGTACAAGAACACCGGCCTGGGCGGTGGGGCGCCGGACAAGGCGGGGGCGGAGGTGGAGGCATATCCCGACGGCACGGCGGAGGCCCGCTCCAGCTCGGCGGACATGGGCCAGGGGCTGATGACCGTGGTGGCCCAGATCGCCGCGGAGGAGCTGGGGCTTCCCTTCGATCGGGTGCGCGTGCTGCTGTCCGATACGGACCGCACCCCGGACGGCGGACCGACCACCGCCAGCCGGCAGACGTACGTCACGGGCAACGCGGTGCGGCACGCCGCCCGCCGGCTCCGTGAGCGCCTGATCGCGGTGGCGGCGGAGCGGCTGGATGTGGCGCCGGATCGCCTGCGCCTGTTCGAGGGGGATGTGTATCTGAGCGAGGATCAAGCGCCGGTGGCCTCCTTTGCGGAGGTGGTGCGTTGGGCGCAGGAGGAGGGACACGAGACCTGCGTTCGTTACGAGTACGAGGCGCCGAGGACGCAGCCGCTGGGGACCGGCGGTGACATGCACTTCGCGTACTCGTATGCGTGCCAGGCGGCGCTGGTGGAGGTCAACACGGAGACCGGCGAGGTCCGGGTGCTCAAGGTGGTCAGCGCACATGACGTGGGACGGGTGATCAACCCGGTTGGGCTGCTGGGCCAGATCGAAGGGGGGATCGTGATGGGTGTGGGGAACGCCCTGACGGAGCAGTACATTGTCGAGAATGGCGTCCCGTGGACCCGGCATCTGGGCCAGTACAAGATGC